The window ATAGAGGAAGATGAAGTTCAGTTGTGATATGAGATATCATATGAGCTACAACGGAAGATTGAGGACCAATAATTGCAATGATTTCAGTTTCCATAAACTGTAGAGCTCCAACCAGACCGATAAAACCACTGCAATTTGAATTCTCAACATGAAGAACAAGTTTGGTTTGGGGAAGAAGAGATGAATCGGAGTTAATGTCATGAACAGCTTGTTGAATGGCTAAATTGGCTACTTTACCAATGGTGGAATCGAATGTGAAGATAGATCCAATgttgattacactaggaattgAAGTTGAAGCTACAACATTCATATTTGAGTGTAATCCGACTGTGAAATCAGCAAGATTGAATGTGGAGAAGAGAAGAATCATCATCATGATCTTCAAAACCCTATTCATATCTCCCTCTATCAacattgatttgattgatgatataAATATCCTCAAATGGGTCATATAGAAATACCCAGATTTGAAAATGGAATATTTAGGGTTATGAGATTTTGCAAGAGGTTATAGATGGATGGAAGCAAAGTGGGTATTTTACTTTTTCGTCGAATCTATCTGGGAGgatgttcatcttcttcttcttcatcgacaacttttttcttttaatggaaaaatgagaatttttagGTTAACTTTTACAACTATGTTTGGGGTGGGAGACAAAACGAACAAGGTTACTAGAATATGATTCTTAGTTTTTAGACAACgcaatatttcaatatttaatgtTCCTTCCACTACTACTCAGTTACAGCAGGAaagtgtttttttgttttttttaacctaaaaaataaaaggttaGCAAGGTTCATACTACACCTCAACTTAAGCAGCcgttaattctaattttaatgaaaattaagaaGTTAAAATATGAGAAATGGAAATTTGAAGTTTAAAAAGTTAACAACTACTTAGCAGGGATGACGGGTTAAAAGACCTCTATATTTAAAACGATATTAATGagattttaacttataaataaacatttttatacaataaatttaagtaattttacaAGTAATATTATAagacattttataaaaaaaattataactttctTAACAACTTTTTTTAAGCAATAAACAATTTTACAAGTAAAAGTATAAAAGTATTTAACAATGTtttttaagtgttaaaagtatAGATCTTATTCATTGAATATGAACAAGATAAACAAACCTAATTGGAAAATATTGTGTCAGAGTCTTACTTTAATAGAgaggaaatttgacgaaatgaccctaataacCGTTTCATATGAGTTGGTGACCGCGCATAAATTATATTGCGCTGGTGAtcacttaaaatttttttgacgaaattgttCCCGTTGTGAGACACAACCGCCGGTTGCGAGACGCAATCGGATGTATGTGAAAAGTTCTTTCGCGAATGCATCTCGCGATTGCGTCTCACGAATGCATCTCGCGATTGtgaacttttcaaaaaaaaaattgcgtctcgcgattgccgATTGTTTCTCGCAACCggggttgcgtctcgcgatttgTGGACTTTTCACCTTGCATCTCTCGCGACATggacaatttcgtcaaaaaatatGAAGTGATCACCCGTTCATTTACCCCTATTATAAggatcatttcgtcaaatttccctgaCACAGTGGTGGTCACTTTTTTTATGGATAACTTAGCCACCCATGACACATGAAGATTTATGTTTGTTTCTTTGTGCAAAAGGGTCACGGGTGGTGGCCCTAAGAATCATGAAGATTTTGACAAGAGAGGCACTGTGGTGGCCCTACTAATTGGCTCTAGATATAAACGTTTATAAAAGCGTTGTTAATTTAGTTCATAATGAATAAGGGTTGTTGTAAAATACCCATTTAATGCAACAAAAGGgttatatctttttttatgttttcaccTTTGGTAActttttaattactttatttctTATCTTTCCAATATTTTAGTTTCACATGATTAACATTTTTGTTTTAGGGTTGGATGTTCTCAAAGTTGTTGGAAATGTAATGTACCTAAGATGAATATTCCCTTTGACAAAATACTTACATTATCACAACAAATGTTTTTGTACGAGAATGAAAGTATAACATGTTAAGAAAatcaaagatttttttattttgccaAAACAACTCATTTTACATGTGGCTAAGCTCAAATTGCATTTAACAACACAACTTACCACAAAATTAATGAATTACTTccttaatttgtttaatattcaactcaaaaatattatttaaaaaataagataaaatttctagcttaattaagaaatataataattgctTTCAAATCAACTATAGCctggtaaattaattaaatagcaTAAAACAtagttaaaatttcaatttaactacaagtgaatttaaaattatgatattatacatttataaattatttagattttacgattttataaaaataaaataaacttatatttataaattcatacaaataaatatttatctagataaataaactcatttaattaattttgtaattataatttctttgtagtgacattgtttattattatttttaaaattaattatatataaaaataatattaataataataatatagctaaattattttttgttgaggtagactatttcaaataaactctcaATCTTTCATACTATACTATATACCTTTTTTAACTAGTTCAATCGACACTtacaaaattcattttcaactcttaattttgtgtttaatcAAAAGTATAGTTAGAATTGGGGGTGCGATCCTCCCGGTGAACTTACCGTTACCCCCAAACCGAAACAAGTTTAAGGAAGATAGCTAAAATCATTATGGATGTGAAAGACCATATCAATAACAAAATGGGTAGAGCTTGATAACAGCAGCACCATATCAATTACAAATGAATGATCAAAATAATCATTTCGATAAATCTATAAGTTTTGTCAGAGTTACTCGAGagtataaaaagaaaagaaaaaagtataCTTACTTCTACATTGATAATGGAAGAAGCATcctccttttctttttcctatTGCGTCTTATTTGCTTTACTAACTTCATGGAAAAGAGCAGCACCAACATAACAAAAACTAAGATAAACGCAAGTTTCATATGACCAAAGTATAATGAAACGGCTGAAAATACCAACGATGCTAAGATAACCAGTTCCCATATTACGAATATCACTACATCCACCCTGCATTGAACCAACATGGGAAGATGGATTCAATAGAAGAAACCAAATATGACACCATTTTAAACAATGAAAACTCTAAACAACTACTTTATAGAAACATGAGCCATTTAGGATGAAGATGAATGAATGTTAAACTTTATGTTCAAAGTAACAAATAGCGTCATGGCAATGCATATATCCACACTTGCAAAACTATTTGCGAAAATTCAAAATATCTCACAGGTCCTAGCATTGATTTACAAAGAAACATAAGAAAATCAAAGCCTGCTTATAGATAGAAGGTGTCCTCCTTTCTACCCTAATAATCTTGACACGCAAATTACATGGTGTAAGATGACATAATAAGATATATTAGTAGTATTATAAGGATAGTATGGTAATTAGTAGTATAATATGTTTGGAATACAATGATATTAATTTGATTCCCTACTTGAATGAAACTATGGGAGCGATAAACAACAACTAAAGTTTCATTAAAGTGGGGAATCGGTTTATTATCACAAGTGTtaagtagtagtagtagtattCCCGTAGATATAAGGATAGTATTATAATTAGTAGTAATATAAGGAGGTATTATGataattagtaataataatGCTAATTAGTAGAGTAAGTTAGTTCATGGTTTAGTAGATTATAAATAGAAGAGTATGTAATATTAggagaaatgaatgaaatagtGTTGAATTTGGTTTATCACCTACAAAAGTTTAGGACATTCTCATCTCGTTTACAATCCTTCTACAAACCATATATCCCTAGGCTGGTACATAAGAGAGGCTGATGCTTTTTAAGATATTTGCTGAActccatgtttaaaaaaaaaaacatattcaacCCACAAAAAAAGGTCCTTACTACCTGATTGACACAATCCCTATGATCACTCTTTCTGAAAATACAGTTTGTTAAAACTTTCTGAACCACTTAGTATGGTTGGTTGATGTCTTTTGTCAAACCAATTTGCTTTGAACCTAGTAAGCCCTAGTTCAATTCTGTCAAACTGGTCATTGGAAACCAAAAAAAACACACATTTCATTAACCTCCTTAAATTGTTGTGAATAGTCCAAATTATTGATTATGTTCAACAAAGGGAAACTCCTTATCTTCCACAAGCTTCTATATTTCTCCTATTATTATATAACCTGCTAGACTCAACTATGATGCATTTTTTCTTCCTAGATATTATCATCAAAAAGTAACCAATAGGAAgcaaaactaaaaattaatcaaGCAAAACCCCTGTAAACCAACAGCCATTGTCAAGCAAGCATCCACCCACTAAGTAATGGTGTTTATCAACTGCCAATGTACTAGGGAAGATGCATATGAACGCCCATAATATCACAAAGCTACCAGTAACAACGTGGCCTGAACAAAATCTATGGCCAAAAGGCCCAAAACAGAATAGGCCTTCTATGATTCTTAGCTAGgagtatgtatgtatgtatgagCAACCAAGACCGATAAAAGTAAAACACAGAAATTAGATTCAACTTATTACCGAGGGAGATCAAAGAAATTGCAGTCGATATATGTAAAAAGTTTGAAGAAAACCCTAAATGACTTAGGTCAATGATAGAATAGCAAACATAACTAACTTGGAAGATGAAATCAACACCTGGAAGAGCTGAGAGTCGATGAAGAGGAGAAGAAAGAGACGGAAGCCCAGTCGTGCTTTGATCGAATCTGATATTCCCTTAGTTGTTCAGCCAGATTCGATCGTGTAATCATGGTTAACTCTTCTTCTCTGTTATGAAGTGTTTATTATGTAAGCATTATTTGATGACTGATCGAAGACTCTTTATCTATAAACGAAacgatcgatcgatcgatcagATTTCAAATGCATCACTATTTCATTGATCTCGTCTTTCCTGGCGATGAAGAAATCATTCGTTACCAGAAAACCCTATGTTTTACATCCTTGTTTAGTTTTCACTTTAAACTTTACAAACTTTCATTCTTAACCTCAtcttttaaccaaaataaaatactactcattattattttatcttaacaaaaacattatttaaaatatttacataattacaaacttaaataatttgtttttttatgaaataatattttttttctaaaaatttcttaagtaactaaatattaaaccagctctattttattattaattatgataataatgtatttgaattaagtttgaaatttaagttaaaaaaatgacGAGAAAGAGATTATAAACATGGTCATTTTGCCTTATTTGGTAGAGGTTATTTCAGATGTTTTATATTCGAGGCTTCACATGGAGGCAGGAACAGACCTAGAATTCGGTGGTGGGTGGGTTAAAGTaaaatatagaattttttttttataaaacggataaataaaagaaagttttactatttatttaatagttaaataaataaaatagtgaattctattaaaaaaaataataattaaaggataatatcacattttaactgtaaaaaaaaaaatcggagtggacttcagcccacccgagctcctacatagattcgtccctatATGGAGGGTGCAAAACggtaatttaaaatgaaaaaaattacaattttgtCCCTCCCTGTGAGTGGGAACAGAGAACCAGCAACTCgctgatttaaataatttaaaatataaaaaaaaaatgacaattttttacgagattgaaatattttttttttggtaaaaagacttaaaagatattaatatatataattaaataaaaaataataatttaaaataaatagtgttttagtaaatgaattaattgatttaattaatgagatGGGAAATGAAGTGAAGTGAAgtgatgttattttttttttattatttgaataacccaaAACCTAATGccaccaaaataaataaataaaaaatagaaaaatagagttagttattagttatttggtttgagttttttataaaatcaaatataatttcacTCCCTTTCATTCATCGTAtcactaaaattattaattaaaatactaaaatatcctatattttaaattattattttttattttatttatataatatcaatacattttaaaattttttaccaaaaataatcattatctccttaaaataatcaaaagttataaaaaattatatttcctcgtgtttttttatcaataatcatTAATccctaaactaaactaaatgATTAGAACGAGAAAGAAGAACTAACCTCAGGTCTCTGAATGATTCGAACGAGAACGAGAAACGAAGAACGTCCGGCTGGTGCTTGGAGATCGTCCGGCTGTGGCTTGGCGATCGTCGGGATGCTCGGCAGGAAGAAAGGGACTGGAAGAATGGTCAGGATGCTCGGGGAAAGCCAACGGTCGCCGC is drawn from Impatiens glandulifera chromosome 3, dImpGla2.1, whole genome shotgun sequence and contains these coding sequences:
- the LOC124932786 gene encoding uncharacterized protein LOC124932786, whose protein sequence is MITRSNLAEQLREYQIRSKHDWASVSFFSSSSTLSSSRVDVVIFVIWELVILASLVFSAVSLYFGHMKLAFILVFVMLVLLFSMKLVKQIRRNRKKKRRMLLPLSM